One region of Turicibacter bilis genomic DNA includes:
- a CDS encoding ISL3 family transposase has product MSHNNCILTLLDLKDKNITFSENWMEDVQINGIRSKVISGILSFQPTHCYNCGHLFDSQIIKHGFKTSRIKMMKLSGFDTYLDLKKQRYKCRHCDRTFTLKTSLVESNCYLSNPLKQAIFLEASHKKSESDIARELNVSHSTVNRIIHTSYEEQPLHFNSLPKVLCFDEFKSVKSAEGAMSFIFCDASNGKLIDIVEDRRLSTLKPYFMRFSKEAREGVTHVVIDMYAPYMTLIKEVFPNAKIVLDKFHVVQLLSRALNKTRIRFMNQNKEFYNKFKHYWRLLLKAQEDIHSTHYFYSNCFKKQISQQEIIDFLLALDPELKATYDFYQTIKQAIKLRNFDAFHHAIQNPSDLLSPEMKTALKTLTNYQDYIKNTIETSYTNGVLEGINNKIKVIKRMAFGYRSFYHFKARILIIHKYTFEQKNKRNQTAQRAA; this is encoded by the coding sequence ATGTCTCACAATAATTGTATCTTAACTTTACTCGATTTAAAAGATAAAAATATTACTTTTTCAGAAAATTGGATGGAAGATGTTCAGATTAACGGGATCCGCTCTAAGGTCATTTCTGGTATCCTCTCTTTTCAACCGACCCATTGTTACAACTGTGGTCATCTCTTTGACTCACAAATCATTAAACACGGCTTCAAAACCTCTCGTATTAAGATGATGAAACTCTCTGGCTTTGATACCTATCTCGATTTAAAAAAGCAACGCTATAAATGCCGTCATTGTGATCGTACCTTTACGCTTAAAACCTCTCTCGTAGAATCTAATTGTTACCTTTCTAATCCCCTTAAACAAGCCATTTTCCTAGAGGCTAGCCATAAAAAATCCGAGTCAGATATTGCCCGTGAACTCAACGTATCCCATTCAACGGTCAATCGGATCATTCATACATCGTACGAGGAACAACCCCTTCATTTTAACTCTCTTCCAAAGGTGCTTTGTTTTGATGAGTTTAAGTCGGTCAAATCAGCGGAAGGGGCTATGTCATTCATTTTTTGTGATGCTTCTAATGGGAAGTTAATTGATATCGTTGAAGACCGTCGTCTAAGCACTTTAAAACCTTATTTCATGCGATTTTCTAAGGAGGCCCGTGAAGGTGTAACTCACGTTGTTATTGATATGTATGCTCCGTATATGACACTCATTAAAGAGGTGTTTCCCAACGCTAAAATTGTTTTAGATAAGTTCCACGTCGTTCAACTTTTATCTCGTGCCCTCAATAAAACTCGTATTCGCTTCATGAACCAAAACAAAGAATTCTACAATAAATTCAAACATTATTGGCGCCTTTTATTAAAAGCCCAAGAGGATATCCATTCTACCCACTACTTCTATTCTAACTGTTTCAAAAAGCAGATTTCTCAACAAGAAATCATCGACTTTTTACTCGCTTTAGATCCGGAATTAAAAGCCACTTATGACTTCTATCAAACCATCAAACAGGCCATCAAACTTCGCAACTTTGATGCTTTTCATCATGCCATTCAAAACCCCTCTGACTTACTTTCACCTGAAATGAAAACAGCTTTAAAAACATTAACTAACTACCAAGATTATATCAAAAATACGATTGAAACATCTTATACCAATGGAGTGCTTGAAGGGATTAATAACAAGATTAAAGTGATTAAACGCATGGCCTTTGGATACCGTAGTTTCTATCATTTCAAAGCTAGAATTTTGATTATCCATAAGTACACCTTTGAACAAAAAAATAAAAGGAATCAAACTGCTCAACGAGCAGCTTAA
- a CDS encoding YlbE-like family protein: MDIMYQIVNNIEQRDYIRMYPLWYKELNRNPERYQEFVNEIETIKKQSQPTRLQKFEKQLNFAQFMLKMINNK; this comes from the coding sequence ATGGATATTATGTATCAGATTGTAAATAATATTGAACAACGAGACTATATTCGAATGTATCCGTTATGGTATAAGGAGTTAAATCGTAATCCGGAGAGATATCAAGAATTTGTGAATGAGATTGAAACAATAAAAAAACAATCTCAACCAACTAGGCTTCAAAAATTTGAAAAACAACTTAATTTTGCACAATTTATGTTGAAAATGATTAATAATAAATAG
- a CDS encoding FtsW/RodA/SpoVE family cell cycle protein, protein MNFKKNRIKKKPLQILKDYSTDFFERIKGIDRITLILVAILFGIGLIMVYSITSISIYNGVKGDPSNLFIKTLIMGIAGMIAMLCVIAIPYRTLKNLSILAAIFCPLILVVTFLFAGGSENSDVKSWFQIGSFKLQPAEFVKIGMIMAVAWLVDHRVRKGTYYLKTCKGINWSITWQSFIFVICYIGLCTGLVLIQPDFGSALIIGFIGLIMFLSTGVKWKAFKPIFYFGVCLLVIGFIIMSKVFPYQLERFAVWKDPFNHAKGFQNVMGYTAIALGGMTGVGVGNSTQKYGYVLEPHNDMISTILAEELGVWMILVVMVIYFFIAMRCFFTAIKCKELYGSIASIGIGAIFLVQPLINLGGASGAFPLTGVTLPFISYGGSSLVSLFIGIGIYLNISMERAAKEKKLKEKKQHDLKMKVVPFPKA, encoded by the coding sequence ATGAATTTTAAAAAAAATAGAATTAAAAAAAAGCCACTTCAAATATTAAAGGATTATAGTACTGATTTCTTTGAACGTATAAAGGGAATAGATCGAATCACCTTAATTCTAGTCGCCATCTTATTTGGAATAGGTCTAATCATGGTATATAGTATTACGAGTATTTCTATCTATAACGGAGTAAAGGGCGATCCCTCTAATTTATTTATAAAAACATTAATTATGGGGATTGCAGGAATGATAGCAATGTTATGTGTTATAGCGATTCCATATCGTACTTTGAAAAATTTAAGTATATTGGCAGCTATTTTCTGTCCACTTATTTTAGTCGTGACTTTTTTATTTGCAGGAGGATCTGAGAATTCAGATGTAAAGAGTTGGTTCCAAATTGGATCCTTCAAATTACAACCTGCAGAATTTGTAAAGATTGGTATGATCATGGCAGTCGCTTGGTTAGTAGATCATCGTGTGAGAAAAGGAACCTATTATTTAAAAACGTGTAAAGGGATTAATTGGTCTATTACTTGGCAAAGCTTTATTTTTGTCATCTGTTACATTGGATTATGTACTGGTTTAGTCTTAATTCAACCAGATTTCGGATCAGCTCTTATTATTGGATTTATAGGCCTGATTATGTTTTTATCGACAGGGGTTAAATGGAAAGCGTTTAAACCTATCTTTTACTTCGGAGTATGTTTATTAGTAATAGGATTTATCATCATGTCAAAAGTATTTCCTTATCAATTAGAGCGTTTTGCTGTCTGGAAAGATCCATTTAATCATGCTAAAGGGTTCCAAAATGTCATGGGATATACAGCGATTGCTTTAGGTGGAATGACCGGCGTAGGGGTTGGAAATAGTACACAGAAATATGGTTATGTGTTAGAACCTCACAATGATATGATCTCAACCATCTTAGCAGAAGAATTAGGGGTATGGATGATTTTAGTCGTTATGGTCATTTATTTTTTCATTGCGATGCGTTGCTTCTTCACAGCTATCAAGTGTAAAGAGCTCTATGGCTCAATTGCAAGTATTGGTATTGGAGCTATTTTCTTAGTACAACCCCTTATTAACTTAGGTGGAGCAAGTGGAGCATTTCCATTAACTGGGGTAACCTTGCCATTTATTAGTTATGGAGGTTCCAGTTTAGTTTCTCTTTTCATAGGAATTGGTATTTACCTGAATATTTCAATGGAAAGAGCTGCTAAAGAAAAAAAATTAAAAGAGAAAAAGCAACACGATTTAAAAATGAAAGTTGTTCCTTTTCCTAAAGCTTAA
- the ylbD gene encoding spore coat protein YlbD, translating to MDSQLDEFKQFVRKYPGLKYDVRNGKATWQSIYEEWYLYGEEDSQWEKYKEVPNESSNSTTPATNNNSNNAKTNTETKSSGNSTMTGAEMMTQAFQYLQKMDMNKVQQTMGTVQKFIQIFQSLQGGNSGGAGASLGAAASQRQSFPGLFSKFDD from the coding sequence GTGGACAGTCAATTAGATGAATTTAAACAATTCGTGCGTAAATATCCAGGATTAAAATATGATGTTCGAAATGGAAAAGCTACATGGCAATCAATCTATGAAGAATGGTATCTATACGGCGAAGAAGATAGCCAGTGGGAAAAATACAAAGAAGTTCCGAATGAATCTAGTAACTCGACAACGCCAGCTACGAATAATAATAGTAACAACGCAAAAACAAACACCGAAACAAAATCATCCGGTAATAGTACGATGACCGGTGCAGAGATGATGACACAGGCTTTTCAATATCTTCAAAAAATGGATATGAATAAAGTTCAACAAACAATGGGCACCGTTCAAAAATTTATACAAATCTTCCAGTCATTACAAGGTGGTAACAGTGGAGGAGCTGGTGCATCTTTAGGCGCAGCAGCAAGTCAAAGACAATCATTCCCTGGATTATTTTCAAAGTTTGATGATTAG